In the Bacillus solimangrovi genome, one interval contains:
- a CDS encoding carboxymuconolactone decarboxylase family protein, whose protein sequence is MEQFEPRNSTEEALHAYKAGLGVFTQKLPEFAHHFNAFTEACFKGGEVSEKEKQMIALGISIYSQDEYCIIYHTKGCLDNGATEQEILETTAVASAFGGGAAMSQGVTLVQEAIQELQQVKH, encoded by the coding sequence ATGGAACAATTTGAACCAAGAAATTCAACAGAGGAAGCTTTACATGCTTACAAAGCAGGTCTAGGTGTATTTACACAGAAACTACCTGAGTTTGCTCATCATTTTAATGCTTTTACAGAGGCTTGTTTCAAGGGTGGCGAAGTTTCAGAAAAAGAAAAACAAATGATTGCCTTAGGCATTAGCATCTATTCTCAAGATGAATATTGCATAATTTATCATACGAAAGGTTGTCTTGATAATGGGGCAACTGAACAAGAGATATTAGAAACGACGGCTGTTGCATCAGCTTTTGGTGGTGGTGCTGCAATGAGTCAAGGTGTAACTCTTGTACAAGAAGCCATTCAAGAGTTACAACAGGTAAAACATTAA